GCTCATGATGGGCAGGTATGCGCCGCCGGCGACGCAGGGCCCCATGATCGCCGCCACCTGGAAGATGCCCTCGGCGGAGAGGCGGGCATTGTTGTAGAAGGCGCGGCCGAAGTGTTCTTTGTCCGGGAAGATCTCATCCTGCATGGGGAGGAAGACGCCGGCGGAGTCCACCAGGTAGACCACCGGCAGGCGGTTCTCCAGGGCGATCTCCTGGGCTCGGAGCACTTTCTTGGCGGTCATCGGGAACCAGGCGCCGGCCTTCACCGTGGCGTCGTTGGCCACCACCATCACCTGCCGGCCGTGGACCTCGCCGATGCCCGTGACCACCCCGGCGGCGGGCACGCCGCCGTGCTCCTCGTACATTTCGTAGGCGGCCCACAGGCCCAGCTCGAGGAACTCGGCGTCGGGATCACAGAGGGCCGCCACCCGCTCCCGGGCGGTCATCTTGCCCTTGGCACGCTGCTTCTCCTGGCGTTTCTCGCCGCCGCCGAGGCGGATGGTCTGCTGTTCCTCCTCGAGCTCCGCGAGGCGCTGGCGCCAGTGTTCGCAGCGAGCTTCGAAGCGGGAATCTTCCGCCAGCACACTCTCCAATACGGTCAAGGGTGGCTCTCCTTCTCTCTCAGAACTTGCTCTCTGGACTGGCAATGGCCTCGAGCTCTCAACGACGGCCGAGGGGCCGATCAAATCATTCCAGCTGACGCCGGGACGGTCGTGGATGTCTCGTCGCCGACGAGCAACAAAGACGCAACCCCACTTGATAGCATCGCTGCCGTGAAGATTCAACTCCTGGCCTTCGCCAGTGCTGGAGATGCCCTCGGCCGGAGCCGTCTGGTGGTGGAGCTGCCCGACGGCGCGAGCCTCGCGGATCTACGCTCCCGATTGCACCGAGACTATCCTGATTTGCGCCCGCTTTGGGAGCGTCTGGCGGTGGCGGTGGACGGTGAGCTGGCCGGTCCCGAGGCGCCCCTCGCCGACGGCGCCGAGGTGGCGCTGCTGCCGCCGGTCTCCGGTGGCTCGGGACCCGCTGGGGCTTCCGTCGTCACCGAGGCGGCTGGCCGCGCGGCCCTCACCGAGGGGCCGCTGAACATCGAAGGCATCCTGGAAACCGTCTCCGCCGACGGTTTCGGCGCGGTTCTCCTCTTCCTGGGCACGGTGCGGGACAACCACCAGGGGCAATCGGTGGAGCGGCTGGACTACAGCGCTTACGAGGCCATGGCCCTCGCCCGGTTGGAGCGCATCGTCACCGAGCTGGAACAGGCCCACGGGCCCCTACGCCTCGCCATCGTCCACCGCCTGGGGCCGGTGCCGGTGGGGGAGGCCAGCGTTGCCATCGCCGCCGCATCGCCTCACCGCGCCGCCGCTTACGAGGCCAGCCGCCGGGCGTTGGAGCGCCTCAAGGCGGAGGTTCCCATCTGGAAGCGCGAGCATTACGCCGGCGGCGAGGCCGCTTGGCGGGAGGAAGAGCCGCTGGATCGGCCCTAGGCGGGCTCCCTCAGCCCAG
This is a stretch of genomic DNA from Acidobacteriota bacterium. It encodes these proteins:
- a CDS encoding molybdenum cofactor biosynthesis protein MoaE; translation: MKIQLLAFASAGDALGRSRLVVELPDGASLADLRSRLHRDYPDLRPLWERLAVAVDGELAGPEAPLADGAEVALLPPVSGGSGPAGASVVTEAAGRAALTEGPLNIEGILETVSADGFGAVLLFLGTVRDNHQGQSVERLDYSAYEAMALARLERIVTELEQAHGPLRLAIVHRLGPVPVGEASVAIAAASPHRAAAYEASRRALERLKAEVPIWKREHYAGGEAAWREEEPLDRP